In one Juglans regia cultivar Chandler chromosome 11, Walnut 2.0, whole genome shotgun sequence genomic region, the following are encoded:
- the LOC108984271 gene encoding vacuolar protein-sorting-associated protein 11 homolog gives MYQWRKFDFFEEKNPGKSNRVPEEVSARIGCCSSGRGKVVIGCNDGTVSLLDRGLNFNYAFQAHSSSVLFLQQLKQRNFLVSVGKDEQISPQQSAICLKVFDLDKMQPEGSSTTIPDCIGILRIFTSQFPEAKITSFLVLEEAPPILLIAIGLDNGCIYCIKGDIGRERISRFKLQVDNLSDKSQSSITGLGFRVDGQALQLFAVTPASVSLFSLQDQPPRRQTLDHIGSNVNSVTMSDRSELIIGRPEAVYFYEIDGRGPCWAFEGEKKFLGWFRGYLLCVIADQRNGKNTFNVYDLKNRLIAHSIVVKEVTHMLCEWGNIILIMSDKSALCIGEKDMESKLDMLFKKNLYTVAINLVQSQQADAAATAEVLRKYGDHLYIKQDYDEAMAQYIHTIGHLEPSYVIQKFLDAQRIYNLTNYLEKLHEKGLASKDHTTLLLNCYTKLKDVEKLNIFIKSEDGVGEHKFDVETAIRVCRAANYHEHAMYVAKKAGRHELYLKILLEDLGRYDEALQYISSLEPSQAGMTVKEYGKILIKHKPVETIEILMRLCTEDKESVNQGASSDAYLSMLPSPVDFLNIFIHHPQSLMDFLERYTNKVKDSPAQVEIHNTLLELYLSNDMNFPSTLQANYIEGLNLGGTGMSRAESNGKYVADCKDSDKEKDRPERRDKGLCLLKSAWPSELEHPLYDVDLAIILCEMNVFNEGLLYLYEKMKLYKEVIACYMQAHDHEGLIGCCKRLGDSGKGGDPSLWADLLKYFGELGEDCSKEVKEVLTYIERDDILPPIIVLQMLSRNPCLTLSVIKDYIARKLEQESKLIEEDRRAIEKYQEDTSAMRKEVQDLRTNARIFQLSKCTACTFTLDLPAVHFMCMHSFHQRCLGDNEKECPECAPEYRSVLETKRSLEQNSKDQEQFFQQVKSSKDGFSVIAEYFGKGIISKTTNGPISAPRSGSISSSSGL, from the exons ATGTACCAGTGGAGGAAATTCGACTTCTTCGAGGAGAAAAACCCTGGCAAATCCAATAGGGTGCCGGAGGAGGTGAGCGCTAGAATCGGTTGCTGCTCAAGCGGCCGAGGCAAGGTGGTCATCGGTTGCAATGACGGCACCGTCAGCCTCCTCGATCGCGGCCTCAATTTCAATTACGCCTTCCAGGCTCACTCTTCCTCCGTCCTATTTCTCCAGCAGCTCAAg CAACGCAACTTTCTGGTATCTGTTGGAAAAGATGAACAAATATCCCCGCAGCAGTCAGCTATCTGCCTTAAAGTTTTTGATCTCGACAAGATGCAGCCGGAGGGATCAAGCACCACGATCCCTGATTGTATTGGTATATTGCGAATATTCACTAGTCAGTTCCCTGAGGCAAAG ATTACATCATTTTTAGTACTAGAGGAAGCACCGCCCATACTACTGATAGCTATTGGCTTAGATAATGGTTGCATTTACTGCATCAAAGGGGATATTGGACGGGAGCGTATCTCCCGTTTCAAGCTTCAGGTTGATAACCTCTCAGACAAAAGCCAGTCTTCTATAACTGGTCTAGGTTTCAGAGTGGATGGTCAAGCCCTTCAACTGTTTGCTGTTACTCCAGCTTCAGTTAGCTTGTTTAGTCTGCAGGACCAACCACCGAGACGGCAAACTCTAGATCATATTGGATCCAATGTCAACAGTGTTACAATGAGTGACCGCTCG GAGTTGATAATTGGTCGACCTGAGGCCgtgtatttttatgaaattgatGGACGTGGTCCGTGCTGGGCTTTTGAAGGAGAGAAGAAATTTCTGGGATGGTTTCGTGGATACCTTTTATGCGTTATTGCAGACCAAAGAAATGGCAAGAATACTTTCAATGTTTATGACCTGAAGAACCGTCTGATTGCCCATAGTATAGTGGTTAAAGAAGTTACTCACATGCTTTGTGAATGGGGTAACATAATCCTTATAATGTCTGACAAATCAGCTTTGTGTATTGGGGAGAAAGATATGGAAAGCAAGTTAGATATGCTGtttaaaaaaaacctatataCAGTAGCCATAAATCTTGTTCAAAGTCAACAGGCTGATGCTGCCGCAACTGCAGAGGTGCTAAGAAAGTATGGGGaccatttatatattaaacaagACTATGATGAGGCTATGGCCCAGTATATCCACACTATTGGTCATCTTGAACCTTCGTATGTCATACAGAAGTTTTTAGATGCACAAAGAATCTACAACCTTACCAACTACTTGGAGAAATTACATGAGAAGGGGCTTGCTTCTAAAGATCACACAACTCTTCTCTTGAATTGTTACACAAAATTGAAAGATGTGGAAAagctaaatatatttattaaaagtgaGGATGGTGTTGGGGAACATAAGTTTGATGTGGAAACTGCAATAAGGGTTTGCCGTGCTGCCAATTATCATGAGCATGCAATGTATGTCGCTAAGAAGGCAGGGAGGCATGAATTGTACTTAAAAATCTTACTCGAAGATCTTGGTAGATATGACGAAGCCTTGCAATATATTTCAAGCCTTGAACCAAGTCAAGCAGGGATGACGGTGAAGGAGTATGGTAAGATTCTTATAAAGCACAAGCCAGTGGAGACAATTGAGATACTCATGAGGCTTTGCACAGAGGATAAAGAATCAGTTAACCAAGGAGCCTCAAGTGATGCATACTTATCTATGTTGCCATCTCCTGTtgattttctcaacattttcatcCACCACCCGCAGTCCCTAATGGATTTTCTTGAAAGATATACCAATAAGGTGAAAGACTCACCTGCTCAAGTTGAAATCCACAACACACTCTTGGAGTTGTACTTGTCCAATGACATGAACTTTCCATCAACCTTACAAGCAAACTATATTGAGGGTCTTAATCTTGGAGGAACTGGGATGTCAAGAGCTGAGTCCAATGGGAAATATGTCGCTGATTGCAAAGACTCAGACAAGGAAAAGGACCGTCCGGAAAGGCGGGACAAGGGGCTATGCTTGCTTAAAAGTGCTTGGCCATCTGAGCTTGAACATCCGCTATATGATGTTGATTTAGCTATTATTCTATGTGAAATGAATGTATTCAATGAAGGGCTGCtgtatttatatgaaaagaTGAAACTCTATAAAGAGGTGATTGCTTGCTATATGCAGGCACATGATCACGAAGGATTGATTGGTTGCTGCAAAAGACTTGGGGATTCAGGTAAAGGAGGGGACCCTTCTCTTTGGGCAGATCTGCTGAAGTATTTTGGTGAACTTGGAGAAGATTGCTCCAAAGAAGTGAAGGAAGTTTTGACCTATATCGAAAGGGATGACATCTTGCCTCCAATTATTGTTCTTCAAATGCTGTCCAGAAATCCATGCCTCACACTCTCTGTCATCAAGGATTATATTGCTCGAAAGCTTGAACAGGAATCAAAGCTGATCGAAGAGGACCGGCGAGCTATTGAGAAGTATCAG GAAGACACGTCGGCAATGAGAAAAGAAGTTCAAGATCTCAGGACAAATGCCAGAATATTTCAGCTTAGCAAGTGTACTGCTTGCACTTTCACACTTGATCTCCCTGCTGTACACTTTATGTGTATGCACTCATTCCACCAGCGCTGCCTTGGTGATAATGAAAAAGAATGTCCTGAATGTGCTCCTGAATATAGGTCTGTCCTGGAAACGAAGAGAAGCTTGGAGCAGAATTCTAAAGACCAGGAGCAATTCTTCCAGCAAGTGAAGAGTTCAAAGGATGGGTTTTCGGTGATTGCTGAGTACTTTGGAAAAGGAATCATAAGCAAAACGACTAATGGACCCATCAGTGCTCCTAGATCAGGCAGCATTTCTTCCAGCAGTGGCCTCTGA